In the genome of Photobacterium sp. TY1-4, one region contains:
- a CDS encoding Na(+)-translocating NADH-quinone reductase subunit C, producing the protein MSSNNDSIKKTLIVVIALSLVCSIVVSAAAVALRPLQQKNAVLDVQRNILSVAGLLQEGINVPETYEQFIEPRLVDLNTGNFVESVDGQNAAQYDQRNAAKTPAQSEKLDPTVDFGKIIRRANVAKVYLVRDDNNGVEKVILPVHGNGLWSMMYAFVAVETDGNTVSGITYYQQGETAGLGGEVVNPRWRAQWEGKKLYDENGQPAIRVVKGGAPAGSEHGVDALSGATLTSNGVENTFKFWLGENGFGPFLAKVREGGLNNG; encoded by the coding sequence ATGTCAAGTAATAACGATAGCATTAAAAAGACGCTGATTGTTGTTATCGCACTGAGCCTGGTGTGCTCGATCGTGGTATCAGCTGCGGCGGTTGCTCTGCGTCCACTGCAGCAGAAAAATGCTGTGCTTGACGTTCAGCGCAATATCCTTTCTGTTGCCGGTCTTCTTCAGGAAGGCATCAACGTACCAGAGACTTACGAGCAGTTCATCGAGCCGCGGCTGGTTGATCTGAATACAGGCAACTTTGTAGAGTCTGTGGACGGTCAAAATGCCGCTCAGTACGATCAGCGCAATGCTGCGAAAACGCCGGCACAGTCTGAGAAGCTGGATCCGACCGTTGACTTCGGTAAGATCATTCGTCGTGCCAACGTGGCCAAGGTATACCTGGTTCGCGATGACAACAACGGTGTTGAGAAAGTGATCCTGCCGGTTCACGGCAATGGCCTGTGGTCGATGATGTACGCGTTTGTTGCAGTCGAAACTGACGGCAACACGGTTTCAGGCATCACTTACTACCAGCAGGGTGAAACTGCCGGTCTGGGTGGTGAAGTTGTGAACCCGAGATGGCGTGCACAGTGGGAAGGCAAGAAACTGTATGATGAAAACGGTCAACCTGCCATCCGTGTCGTGAAAGGCGGTGCACCAGCCGGTAGTGAGCATGGTGTAGATGCGCTTTCTGGTGCGACGCTGACCAGTAACGGTGTCGAGAATACCTTCAAATTCTGGCTGGGTGAAAATGGCTTCGGTCCGTTCCTGGCGAAGGTTCGTGAAGGAGGCCTGAACAATGGCTGA
- a CDS encoding NADH:ubiquinone reductase (Na(+)-transporting) subunit B, with amino-acid sequence MSLKNFLEQIEPHFEPGGKHEKWFALYEAVATLLYTPGQVTRTGAHVRDNIDLKRIMIMVWFAVFPAMFWGMYNTGHQAIVALNHMYVGEQLAAVIAGDWHYWLTQMLGGTLAADAGWGSKMLLGATFFLPIYATVFAVGGIWEVLFCMVRKHEVNEGFFVTSILFALIVPPTLPLWQAALGITFGVVVAKEIFGGTGRNFLNPALAGRAFLFFAYPAQISGDLVWTAADGFSGATALSQWANGGQAALINTVTGEAISWMDAFIGRIPGSIGEVSTLFIVLGGAMIVFMGIASWRIIAGTMIGMVATATLFNIIGSDTNAMFSMPWHWHLVLGGFAFGMMFMATDPVSAAFTNKGKWWYGALIGVMAVLVRVVNPAFPEGMMLAILFANLFAPLFDNLVVQGNIKRRLARHVK; translated from the coding sequence ATGAGCCTCAAGAATTTCCTAGAGCAAATCGAGCCCCATTTTGAGCCGGGTGGTAAGCACGAGAAGTGGTTTGCGCTGTATGAAGCGGTTGCCACGTTGCTGTATACCCCAGGTCAAGTGACGCGCACCGGTGCTCACGTGCGTGACAACATCGATCTGAAACGTATCATGATCATGGTGTGGTTCGCAGTTTTCCCAGCTATGTTCTGGGGCATGTACAACACCGGTCACCAAGCGATTGTTGCGCTGAACCACATGTATGTTGGTGAGCAACTGGCTGCGGTGATTGCCGGCGACTGGCACTACTGGCTGACGCAAATGCTGGGTGGAACCCTGGCAGCCGATGCGGGCTGGGGCAGCAAAATGCTGCTGGGTGCAACCTTCTTCCTGCCGATTTACGCGACAGTATTTGCTGTCGGCGGTATCTGGGAAGTCCTGTTCTGTATGGTCCGTAAGCACGAAGTGAACGAAGGCTTCTTCGTTACTTCGATCCTGTTTGCACTGATCGTGCCGCCAACACTACCACTATGGCAAGCAGCCCTGGGGATCACCTTCGGTGTTGTCGTTGCAAAAGAAATCTTTGGTGGTACAGGCCGTAACTTCCTCAACCCTGCACTGGCAGGCCGTGCGTTCCTGTTCTTCGCATACCCGGCTCAGATCTCTGGTGATCTGGTCTGGACTGCGGCAGACGGTTTCTCTGGCGCGACTGCGCTGAGCCAGTGGGCGAACGGTGGTCAGGCTGCGCTGATCAACACAGTAACTGGCGAAGCGATTAGCTGGATGGACGCGTTCATCGGCCGCATTCCTGGTTCAATTGGTGAAGTCTCGACGCTGTTCATCGTCCTGGGTGGTGCCATGATCGTGTTCATGGGGATTGCTTCCTGGCGCATCATTGCCGGTACCATGATTGGTATGGTCGCGACAGCAACGCTGTTCAACATCATCGGTTCTGACACCAACGCAATGTTCAGCATGCCTTGGCACTGGCACCTGGTTCTGGGTGGCTTTGCATTCGGGATGATGTTCATGGCGACCGACCCTGTCTCTGCTGCTTTCACCAATAAAGGTAAATGGTGGTACGGTGCACTGATCGGTGTGATGGCTGTTCTGGTTCGTGTGGTGAACCCGGCATTCCCGGAAGGGATGATGCTGGCAATCCTGTTTGCAAACCTATTTGCACCTCTATTTGACAACCTAGTAGTTCAGGGCAACATCAAGCGGAGGCTAGCACGTCATGTCAAGTAA
- a CDS encoding Na(+)-translocating NADH-quinone reductase subunit A, translating into MITIKKGLDIPIAGTPAQAINDGKTITQVALLGEEYVGMRPTMHTRVGDVVKKGQILFEDKKNPGVKFTAPASGKVVEINRGAKRVLQSVVIEAEGDEQVTFNRYEADQLAQLDRNAIVEQLVESGMWTALRTRPFSKVPAIDAETQAIFVTAMDTNPLAANPEIIINEQSDAFVAGLTLLSKLTRGKVMVCKSGASLPRSKQSNVEEHVFNGPHPAGLVGTHIHTLFGADLHNVAWHINYQDVIAFGQLFLTGALYTDRVVSLAGPAVNTPRLVRTTLGASIEQLTDAELMPGELRVLSGSVLNGKHAAGPQAYLGRYHLQVTALREGREKEFMGWIAPGKNKFSVTRAFLSQFFPSQLFNMTTSTNGSERSMVPIGNYERVMPLDIEPTLLLRDLCAGDSDSAQQLGALELDEEDLALCTFVCPGKYEFGPLLRECLDKIEKEG; encoded by the coding sequence ATGATTACAATAAAAAAGGGTTTGGATATCCCAATTGCAGGGACTCCTGCCCAGGCGATAAATGATGGTAAGACCATCACACAAGTTGCCTTGCTTGGCGAAGAATATGTTGGTATGCGTCCTACAATGCATACCCGCGTAGGGGATGTAGTGAAAAAAGGTCAGATTCTTTTTGAAGATAAAAAGAATCCTGGCGTGAAGTTCACTGCACCAGCCAGCGGCAAGGTCGTTGAAATCAACCGTGGCGCGAAGCGCGTGCTGCAATCCGTTGTGATTGAAGCCGAAGGCGACGAGCAGGTCACATTTAACCGCTACGAAGCAGACCAGCTGGCCCAGCTGGATCGCAATGCGATTGTTGAGCAGTTGGTTGAATCTGGCATGTGGACAGCGCTGCGGACCCGTCCGTTCAGCAAGGTGCCTGCCATCGACGCTGAAACCCAGGCGATTTTCGTCACTGCCATGGATACCAATCCGCTGGCAGCGAACCCGGAAATCATCATCAATGAGCAGAGCGACGCGTTTGTGGCCGGTCTGACCCTGCTGTCAAAACTGACCCGCGGGAAGGTGATGGTTTGTAAATCAGGCGCCAGCCTGCCGCGTTCGAAGCAGTCGAATGTCGAAGAGCATGTCTTCAACGGTCCGCACCCTGCGGGTCTGGTTGGCACGCACATTCACACCTTGTTTGGTGCTGACCTGCACAACGTTGCGTGGCACATCAACTATCAGGACGTGATCGCTTTCGGTCAACTGTTCCTGACCGGTGCGCTGTACACCGACCGTGTCGTCTCTCTGGCAGGTCCTGCCGTGAACACACCACGTCTGGTTCGTACCACGCTGGGTGCTTCGATTGAGCAACTGACGGACGCTGAGCTGATGCCGGGCGAACTGCGTGTGCTGTCTGGTTCAGTATTGAACGGTAAGCATGCTGCGGGTCCTCAAGCCTATCTGGGTCGTTACCACCTCCAGGTGACTGCGCTGCGTGAAGGCCGTGAGAAAGAGTTCATGGGCTGGATTGCGCCAGGTAAGAACAAGTTCTCGGTCACCCGTGCGTTCCTGAGCCAGTTCTTCCCAAGCCAACTGTTTAACATGACCACGTCAACCAACGGTTCTGAGCGTTCGATGGTGCCAATCGGCAACTACGAGCGTGTGATGCCGCTGGATATTGAGCCGACCCTGCTGTTGCGTGACCTGTGTGCTGGTGACAGTGACAGTGCTCAGCAACTGGGTGCACTGGAGCTTGACGAAGAAGATCTGGCACTGTGTACGTTTGTATGCCCAGGTAAGTATGAGTTCGGTCCTCTGCTGCGTGAGTGTCTGGACAAGATTGAGAAGGAAGGGTAA
- a CDS encoding TRAP transporter substrate-binding protein, with translation MVRRCRQWLLGTLCVFTLAACSEPGGEGEAAKAVEWKLVTSWPKGFPGMGVAPERFADTVNRLSNGRLVIRVYGAGELVPSFDVFNAVSKGTVQMGHSAAFYWQEKIPAAPFFSSVPFGLSAQEMNAWLHYGGGLALWQSLYEPYGVVPMAGGNTGAQMGGWFNKEIQTMDDLKGLKMRLPGYGADVFKRAGGIPVSLSGGELFTALETGAIDAAEWVGPYNDLAFGLHNAAKYYYYPGWQEPSTTLEFLVNQQALQSLPDDLQQLVITAARAVNQDLLDEYTVKNMQALDVLVREHDVALRRFPAPVLVELQRLTRELLVEISENDPVLARIYASYRQFQADTQLYNRVSSGEIVNGD, from the coding sequence ATGGTGAGACGTTGTCGTCAGTGGCTACTTGGCACGCTGTGCGTGTTTACTCTGGCCGCTTGTAGTGAACCGGGCGGCGAAGGCGAGGCAGCAAAGGCTGTCGAATGGAAGCTGGTAACCTCCTGGCCCAAAGGATTTCCCGGAATGGGAGTCGCGCCGGAGCGATTTGCCGACACGGTGAACCGGCTGAGCAATGGCCGCTTGGTGATCCGGGTCTATGGTGCCGGTGAGCTGGTGCCGAGTTTCGATGTTTTCAATGCCGTGTCGAAAGGTACGGTACAGATGGGCCATTCGGCCGCGTTCTATTGGCAGGAGAAAATTCCGGCCGCGCCATTTTTTTCATCCGTCCCTTTTGGACTCTCAGCACAGGAAATGAACGCCTGGCTTCACTACGGTGGCGGGTTAGCGCTGTGGCAGTCGCTCTATGAGCCTTACGGGGTCGTTCCGATGGCGGGCGGCAATACCGGTGCTCAGATGGGGGGCTGGTTTAACAAAGAAATTCAGACCATGGATGATCTCAAAGGGCTGAAAATGCGTTTGCCGGGATATGGCGCGGATGTGTTTAAGCGGGCCGGCGGGATCCCGGTCAGTTTGTCCGGCGGGGAGCTCTTTACCGCGCTGGAAACCGGGGCGATTGACGCTGCGGAGTGGGTCGGCCCCTATAATGATTTAGCATTCGGTTTACATAATGCCGCGAAATACTACTATTACCCAGGGTGGCAGGAACCCAGTACCACCCTTGAGTTTCTGGTCAATCAGCAGGCGTTGCAAAGTTTACCGGATGATTTGCAACAATTGGTGATCACGGCAGCCCGTGCGGTAAACCAGGATCTGCTGGATGAGTACACGGTGAAAAATATGCAGGCGCTGGATGTGCTGGTCCGTGAGCATGATGTGGCGTTACGGCGCTTCCCGGCTCCGGTCCTGGTCGAGTTGCAGCGACTGACCCGGGAATTGCTGGTAGAGATAAGTGAAAATGACCCGGTGCTGGCACGAATTTACGCGTCATATCGGCAGTTTCAGGCCGACACCCAGTTGTATAACCGGGTATCATCTGGCGAAATTGTGAACGGTGATTAA
- the bolA gene encoding transcriptional regulator BolA — translation MIQDRITKKLYQAFAPVHLEVINESYMHNVPAGSESHFKVVIVSAQFDGQRLIGRHRAVNTVLADELANHIHALAIHTYTDSEWQAQQAQAPTSPACRGGSKLG, via the coding sequence ATGATCCAGGATCGCATTACAAAAAAATTGTATCAGGCATTTGCCCCGGTACACCTTGAAGTCATCAATGAAAGCTACATGCACAATGTCCCGGCGGGGTCGGAAAGCCACTTTAAAGTGGTGATTGTCAGCGCGCAGTTCGACGGACAGCGCCTGATTGGGCGCCACCGTGCAGTCAATACGGTGTTGGCCGATGAGCTGGCCAATCATATTCATGCCCTGGCGATCCACACCTATACCGACAGTGAGTGGCAGGCCCAGCAAGCGCAAGCGCCTACGTCTCCGGCGTGTCGCGGCGGCAGTAAACTGGGCTGA
- a CDS encoding methyltransferase, whose translation MKPELNLHGQTLTLKRFPTRTNETLQAWDAADEYLINHVHDQDITLDPARPILIMNDSFGALSCWFANQGPVTCVTDSYIAHQGCLANLAANQRPAVNIIDCLAELPENPQLVLLKLPKTNRLLTWQLQQLCQKLPADCTVIAAAKAKDIHTSTLKLFEKYLGQTKTSLAVKKARLIFCEVNPALAQPLPEPLRWEVPEHGLTLTNHANVFSGDSLDIGARLLLEHIPSYDRPQHIIDLGCGNGVIGIKAAQLNPKAKITCVDESYMAVASCRANAALNLPDPAQLTATVNNCLSGFAPDSADVVLCNPPFHQQTTITDHIAWQMFCDAKQVLTSQGRLIVIGNRHLGYDGKLKRLFGNVSVIAQNNKFVVYQTRK comes from the coding sequence ATGAAACCAGAGCTCAACCTGCATGGGCAAACGCTGACCCTCAAGCGTTTCCCGACCAGAACAAATGAAACGCTCCAGGCATGGGACGCCGCAGATGAGTACCTTATCAACCACGTCCATGACCAGGACATCACCCTGGATCCCGCCCGTCCGATCCTGATCATGAACGACAGTTTCGGCGCGCTCAGCTGCTGGTTTGCCAATCAAGGGCCGGTGACTTGCGTCACGGACTCCTATATCGCCCATCAGGGGTGTCTGGCCAATCTGGCAGCCAACCAGCGCCCTGCCGTCAATATCATCGACTGCCTGGCCGAATTGCCGGAGAACCCGCAGTTGGTATTGCTCAAGCTGCCGAAAACCAACCGCCTGCTAACCTGGCAGCTCCAGCAGCTCTGCCAGAAACTGCCTGCAGACTGCACCGTGATCGCTGCGGCCAAAGCCAAGGACATTCACACGTCAACCCTGAAACTGTTTGAAAAATATCTGGGCCAAACCAAAACCTCACTGGCGGTGAAAAAAGCCCGGCTCATATTCTGCGAGGTGAACCCGGCGCTGGCACAACCACTGCCGGAGCCGCTGCGCTGGGAAGTCCCAGAGCACGGCCTCACCCTCACCAACCATGCCAATGTCTTCTCAGGGGATAGCCTGGATATCGGCGCGCGGTTGCTGCTGGAGCATATTCCCAGCTACGATCGCCCGCAGCACATCATTGACTTAGGTTGCGGTAACGGCGTGATTGGCATTAAAGCGGCCCAGCTGAATCCGAAAGCTAAGATCACCTGTGTGGACGAGAGCTACATGGCCGTCGCTTCCTGCCGCGCCAATGCCGCCCTGAACTTGCCGGATCCGGCGCAGCTGACCGCCACGGTGAACAACTGCCTGAGCGGCTTTGCGCCCGACAGCGCCGATGTGGTGTTGTGCAACCCACCGTTCCATCAGCAAACCACTATTACCGATCACATTGCCTGGCAAATGTTTTGTGATGCAAAGCAAGTTCTGACATCTCAGGGACGGCTGATCGTGATTGGGAACCGCCACCTGGGCTACGATGGAAAACTTAAACGTTTATTTGGTAACGTATCGGTCATTGCCCAGAACAATAAGTTCGTGGTTTATCAAACTAGAAAATAA
- a CDS encoding YajG family lipoprotein, producing the protein MKKLLIAATVMALTACSAPSEPQLTLNPTPVIAQQPTTSGKTLSLESRDLRTAQFVAVVDSGRQNVQPLHASQNLRITLEDALSRQLSSQGYGITQDSKGTLRLDILEAMVNVKHSVMSHELSSKLQLQLVVETPTGKFVKRYAGKSERNGAMSASVEDMELALNNLITAVLKDIYADPEFNSYLQEKL; encoded by the coding sequence ATGAAAAAGCTTCTTATTGCCGCCACCGTGATGGCACTGACCGCCTGCTCGGCACCCTCCGAGCCGCAGCTGACCCTGAACCCGACGCCTGTCATTGCCCAGCAACCGACCACATCCGGGAAAACGCTGAGCCTGGAAAGCCGCGACCTGCGCACCGCCCAGTTCGTGGCCGTCGTTGACAGCGGCCGCCAGAATGTTCAGCCGCTGCACGCCTCCCAGAACTTGCGGATCACGTTGGAAGATGCCCTGTCTCGTCAGCTCAGCTCGCAAGGTTATGGCATTACCCAAGACAGCAAAGGCACCCTGCGTCTGGATATCCTGGAAGCCATGGTCAATGTGAAACACAGTGTGATGAGCCACGAACTGAGCAGCAAGCTGCAGCTGCAACTGGTGGTTGAAACCCCGACCGGGAAGTTTGTGAAACGCTACGCCGGGAAGTCGGAGCGTAACGGTGCCATGAGCGCCTCGGTAGAAGATATGGAACTGGCGCTGAATAACCTGATCACCGCGGTGCTGAAAGACATCTACGCCGATCCGGAATTCAACAGCTACCTGCAGGAGAAACTATAA
- a CDS encoding peptidylprolyl isomerase, whose protein sequence is MRQALLALLLSIALPVSAATQVLVSTSLGDFTIQLDEKSAPISSQNFLRYVEDGSYVGTIFHRVIPGFMAQGGGFDQDFNRRDTYPPIQNESTNGLKNERATIAMARTNAPDSATRQFFINYNNNAFLDARGSQPGYAVFGKVVKGFSVIEKMAEIPTTTVRSMGMKDVPQQPIVIKEIMILKK, encoded by the coding sequence ATGCGTCAGGCCTTACTAGCCCTGCTCCTGAGTATCGCCCTGCCCGTCAGCGCTGCAACCCAAGTGCTGGTTTCCACCAGCCTGGGTGACTTTACGATTCAGCTGGATGAGAAAAGTGCGCCGATCTCAAGTCAGAACTTTCTGCGCTACGTTGAAGACGGCAGTTATGTCGGCACCATTTTTCATCGCGTGATCCCGGGTTTTATGGCTCAGGGCGGCGGCTTCGATCAGGACTTCAATCGCCGGGATACCTACCCGCCGATCCAAAACGAGTCCACCAATGGTCTGAAGAATGAACGCGCCACCATCGCCATGGCCCGGACCAACGCACCGGACTCTGCCACCCGTCAGTTCTTCATCAACTACAACAATAATGCGTTCTTGGATGCCCGAGGCAGCCAACCGGGCTACGCCGTATTCGGCAAAGTTGTGAAGGGGTTCTCAGTTATTGAAAAAATGGCTGAAATTCCTACCACTACCGTTCGCTCGATGGGTATGAAAGATGTCCCGCAGCAACCTATAGTTATTAAAGAAATAATGATTCTCAAAAAGTAG
- a CDS encoding AmpG family muropeptide MFS transporter: MSQPLADNRQGWRVYLEKKVLIMLALGFSSGLPILLVFGTLSFWLREAEVSRTDIGFFSWVALAYGFKWIWSPLIDRFPVPILSRLLGRRRGWMVFSQLLIIASLYGMAVSNPQIDLIQLAIFAVIVAFSSASQDIVIDAYRIEMASERLQAALAAAYMTGYRLAMITAGAGAMALAAWFGSDTEYNAHGWQVAYFTMAGLMLVGLLTALCIHEPTIDNSAVDNLERQMRQQLLDKGMPAIPARLTAWFYTAAVLPFQDFFTRYGREALVILVLIGTYRISDVVMGVMANAFYVDMGFSKTEVASVSKIYGVIMTLLGAGLGGILVSKFGTLRILALGAILAAATNILFMIFTYLGNSLGMLTLVISVDNLSAGIATAAFITYMSSLTNVAFSATQYALFSSIMLLFPKFIAGFSGMFVDNFGYNIFFFATALIGLPVLMLIYTVGRRQKVSAQPRSEVT, encoded by the coding sequence ATGTCGCAACCACTCGCGGACAATCGCCAGGGCTGGCGGGTCTATCTGGAGAAAAAAGTCCTGATCATGCTGGCACTGGGCTTTTCATCCGGCCTGCCGATCCTGCTGGTTTTCGGTACCCTGTCTTTCTGGCTCAGGGAGGCCGAAGTCAGCCGAACGGATATCGGATTTTTTAGTTGGGTCGCCCTCGCCTACGGCTTCAAGTGGATCTGGTCACCGCTGATCGACCGCTTTCCGGTGCCGATCCTGTCGCGCTTGCTGGGCCGCCGCCGGGGCTGGATGGTGTTCTCCCAGCTGTTGATCATCGCTTCGCTCTACGGCATGGCCGTCAGCAACCCTCAGATTGATCTGATCCAACTGGCAATCTTCGCCGTCATCGTTGCCTTCTCCTCGGCCTCGCAGGATATCGTCATCGATGCCTACCGGATTGAAATGGCTTCGGAGCGTCTGCAGGCCGCACTCGCCGCAGCCTATATGACCGGCTACCGTCTGGCCATGATCACCGCAGGCGCCGGGGCCATGGCCCTGGCTGCCTGGTTCGGCTCCGATACCGAATACAATGCCCATGGCTGGCAAGTCGCCTATTTCACCATGGCCGGACTGATGCTGGTAGGCTTGCTCACAGCCCTGTGCATTCACGAACCGACCATCGATAACTCAGCAGTCGACAACCTCGAACGCCAGATGCGCCAGCAATTGCTCGACAAAGGGATGCCGGCGATCCCGGCCCGCCTGACAGCCTGGTTCTATACTGCGGCTGTACTGCCGTTCCAGGATTTCTTTACCCGCTACGGCCGCGAAGCGCTGGTGATCCTGGTGCTCATCGGGACCTATCGGATCTCGGATGTGGTGATGGGCGTGATGGCCAATGCCTTTTACGTCGATATGGGCTTTAGCAAAACCGAAGTCGCTTCCGTTTCCAAAATTTACGGGGTGATTATGACCCTGCTCGGGGCGGGCCTGGGTGGCATCTTGGTCAGCAAGTTCGGTACCCTGCGGATCCTGGCCCTGGGGGCAATCCTGGCAGCCGCCACCAATATCCTGTTCATGATTTTCACCTATCTGGGAAACAGCCTGGGCATGCTGACCCTGGTGATCTCGGTAGATAACCTCAGCGCCGGCATCGCCACCGCAGCGTTTATCACCTATATGTCCAGCCTGACCAACGTTGCCTTTTCCGCCACCCAATATGCCCTGTTCAGCTCCATCATGCTGCTGTTTCCGAAATTCATTGCCGGTTTCTCGGGCATGTTTGTCGATAACTTCGGCTACAACATATTTTTCTTTGCCACAGCCCTGATCGGCTTGCCGGTGCTGATGCTGATTTATACCGTCGGCCGACGCCAGAAAGTCAGCGCTCAACCCCGTTCAGAAGTGACCTGA
- a CDS encoding outer membrane protein OmpK, translating to MRKSLAALSVLAATALPATVNAADYSDDIHKNDYSWSQFNLMYAINELPGESDHDYMEMEFGGRSGIFDLYGYVDVFNLSSDKDSDKAGAEKMFMKFAPRVSLDAVTGKDLSFGPVQELYVATLMEWGGNAGVNNQKIGLGSDVNVPWLGKIGLNLYASYRGNDHEWNGYHLATNWFKPFHFFENGSFLSYQGYIDYEFGLDDGPNTGGASSGGAMFNGLYWHSDRYAVGYGLKAYKDIYGIKDSDALKSTGVGHYVSVTYKF from the coding sequence ATGCGCAAATCCCTAGCAGCACTGAGCGTGCTGGCAGCAACAGCACTGCCGGCCACCGTTAACGCCGCCGATTATTCTGACGACATTCACAAGAACGACTACAGCTGGTCACAATTCAACCTGATGTACGCCATCAATGAATTGCCAGGTGAATCAGACCACGATTACATGGAAATGGAATTCGGTGGCCGCTCTGGCATCTTCGACCTGTACGGTTACGTTGATGTATTCAACCTGAGCAGCGACAAAGACAGCGACAAAGCTGGTGCCGAAAAAATGTTCATGAAGTTCGCACCGCGTGTTTCCCTGGATGCCGTGACCGGTAAAGATCTGTCATTCGGCCCGGTTCAGGAACTATATGTTGCGACACTGATGGAATGGGGTGGTAACGCAGGTGTCAACAACCAGAAAATCGGTCTGGGCTCTGACGTAAACGTACCATGGCTGGGCAAAATCGGTCTGAACCTATATGCGTCATACCGCGGCAACGACCATGAGTGGAACGGTTACCACCTTGCAACGAACTGGTTCAAGCCATTCCACTTCTTCGAAAATGGCAGCTTCCTGTCTTACCAGGGTTACATCGACTACGAATTCGGCCTGGACGATGGCCCGAACACCGGCGGCGCGAGCAGCGGTGGTGCGATGTTTAACGGCCTGTACTGGCACTCAGATCGCTACGCAGTGGGTTACGGCCTGAAAGCGTACAAAGACATCTACGGTATCAAAGACTCTGATGCGCTGAAATCAACCGGAGTCGGCCACTATGTTTCTGTAACTTACAAGTTCTAA
- a CDS encoding outer membrane protein OmpK, with protein MNRTLAALSISAALALPGTSGAVDYSDDIHKNDYKWFTLNLMQSINNRIPFGFQDDTYFEMEFGGRSGWLDLYGYLDVFDVLNSSNSDRNKPEGSDDFADNFFFKFAPRFSLDGISGKDLSFGPVMELYISTLTNVGDNALFEHYIGLGSDVQVPWFGKVGLNTYARYVRENFGAENEGEWDGYMISTNWFKPWLTLSSGDFVTYQGYLDYKFGASKISDDINRTTTAIEWFNGIYYHTPQWAFGYGLKYYHNMALFKDGGFAGDTTGFGHYLSANYKF; from the coding sequence ATGAACAGAACTTTGGCTGCTCTCAGTATTAGCGCTGCCCTTGCCCTGCCGGGCACCAGCGGCGCCGTCGATTACTCCGACGATATCCATAAAAATGATTACAAGTGGTTCACCCTCAATCTGATGCAGAGTATCAACAACCGGATCCCCTTCGGATTCCAGGACGATACCTATTTCGAGATGGAATTCGGCGGCCGCTCCGGCTGGCTGGATCTCTACGGTTACCTGGATGTGTTTGATGTACTCAACTCCAGTAACTCCGATCGCAACAAACCGGAAGGCAGTGATGACTTTGCAGACAACTTCTTCTTTAAATTTGCTCCCCGCTTCTCTTTAGATGGGATCAGCGGCAAAGATCTCTCCTTCGGCCCGGTGATGGAGCTCTATATTTCCACCTTGACCAATGTGGGTGACAACGCACTGTTTGAGCACTATATCGGCCTGGGGTCTGATGTGCAGGTGCCCTGGTTCGGCAAAGTCGGTCTCAATACCTATGCCCGGTATGTCCGGGAAAACTTTGGGGCGGAGAACGAGGGGGAATGGGATGGCTATATGATTTCCACCAACTGGTTCAAACCCTGGCTGACCCTCAGCAGTGGCGACTTCGTTACCTACCAGGGTTATCTGGACTATAAATTCGGGGCCTCGAAAATTTCCGATGATATCAACCGGACCACCACGGCCATTGAGTGGTTCAACGGCATCTATTACCACACCCCGCAATGGGCCTTCGGCTACGGCCTGAAGTACTACCACAACATGGCCCTGTTTAAAGACGGGGGATTTGCCGGCGATACCACCGGCTTTGGTCACTACCTCTCGGCCAACTACAAATTCTGA